The Miscanthus floridulus cultivar M001 chromosome 17, ASM1932011v1, whole genome shotgun sequence genome has a window encoding:
- the LOC136515158 gene encoding uncharacterized protein, with protein sequence MMIMMRITEVPEMIGDLYAVAEADGEQSRFVRVLEDAKKSLSPGSSHSKFSFLVRMLYIKSRYRIGNIAFSTMLKLLSSGYPQSELPKSYDEAKKYLGELGLGFENIHVCKNNCVLFRKRYYKENVCPVCKASRWQDETRNKRVPHKVLRHFPLLPRLKRIFASKRTSEETQWHKKMRTPVNNVMSHPADGEAWKEFDTREPTFADDSRNLRLALATDGFNPFGNMSTQYSPKSPGKDFDLFLEPLIEELLDLWKGQHGNSVTTPPAPYVLGKDQKIEFCKFLKGIKFPDRYAANLARYISEDGSKVQGKLKTHSCHILLQRIIPAGLRGLVRKDVYEAVAELRTFFKELCSRNVRIDVVKRLKEEIPLILCKLEKIFPPAFFDVMVHLAVHLPDEALLRGPVQYGWMYPIERRLGTLKNFVRNRARPEGSIAEAYMASDTLTFCSRYMEDIDNRFNHDDGSDGEMPLPDDISIFKHACTVTILSSKVHFDVDKMVEQGFTKWFRCHIENKRKDNQESVSEGLWALSCGPDLRVKTCAACKVNGVRYSTVDRENFLLTQNSGVMTEGSHDGNNIDFYGVLKESLWYKTDPFILATQSKKIFYLQDTSLGKDWRVVQKFEHRNIYDVAEKNEASHDVHQDDYCSDTEHVVQAGADNEVTHNIQGGEASIIEGNLQDLISSKKQPIIRENSEDEEEDETVLQYL encoded by the exons atgatgattatgatgaggatCACGGAAGTACCAGAGATGATAGGAGATCTGTATGCTGTGGCAGAGGCTGATGGAGAACAATCAAGGTTTGTAAGAGTCCTTGAAGATGCGAAGAAGTCACTTAGCCCGGGATCTAGCCAttcaaaattctcttttctagTGAGGATGTTGTATATCAAGTCTCGTTATCGAATTGGCAATATAGCATTTTCCACAATGCTGAAGTTGTTGTCATCAGGATACCCTCAGAGTGAGTTGCCAAAATCATATGATGAGGCCAAGAAATATCTTGGAGAACTGGGCCTTGGTTTCGAAAAcatccatgtgtgcaagaacaatTGTGTGTTGTTTCGGAAGAGGTATTATAAAGAGAATgtgtgcccagtatgcaaggcgtcTAGATGGCAAGATGAAACTAGGAACAAGCGGGTTCCACACAAGGTATTGAGACATTTTCCACTTTTGCCAAGGTTGAAAAGAATTTTTGCTTCAAAGCGCACTTCTGAGGAAACACAATGGCACAAGAAAATGAGGACACCAGTCAACAATGTAATGAGCCATCCAGCTGATGGAGAAGCATGGAAGGAGTTCGACACGAGGGAACCAACCTTTGCAGATGATTCGAGGAACCTAAGGCTTGCCTTAGCTACCGATggattcaatccatttggcaacatGAGTACGCAGTACA GTCCAAAATctccaggaaaggattttgaTTTGTTCCTTGAGCCCCTAATTGAAGAACTGCTCGATCTATGGAAGGGT CAGCATGGCAACTCAGTCACTACTCCACCTGCTCCGTATGTCTTGGGGAAGGATCAAAAAATCGAGTTCTGCAAGTTTCTCAAAGGTATCAAGTTTCCTGATCGATATGCAGCTAACctagcaagatacataagtgaAGATGGTTCGAAGGTGCAGGGAAAGCTGAAAACACATTCTTGCCACATACTCCTGCAAAGAATCATACCTGCTGGCCTAAGAGGACTAGTGAGGAAGGATGTATATGAAGCAGTTGCAGAGCTCAGGACCTTCTTCAAGGAACTATGCAGTAGAAATGTAAGGATTGATGTTGTCAAACGGCTAAAAGAAGAAATTCCATTGATCCtatgcaagcttgagaaaatCTTTCCACCTGCCTTCTTTGATGTCATGGTGCACTTGGCTGTCCATCTTCCTGATGAGGCACTGCTAAGAGGACCTGTTCAGTAcggatggatgtacccaatagaaaGGCGGCTAGGCACTTTGAAGAATTTTGTAAGGAACAGGGCTAGGCCAGAAGGATCAATTGCTGAGGCATATATGGCAAGTGACACCTTGACTTTTTGTTCTAGGTATATGGAGGATATTGACAATAGATTTAACCATGATGATGGTAGTGATGGAGAGATGCCATTGCCTGATGACATCTCTATTTTTAAGCATG CTTGTACAGTGACGATCTTGAGCAGCAAGGTGCACTTTGATGTTGATAAAATGGTTGAACAAGGATTTACAAAGTGGTTTAGGTGCCAT ATTGAGAACAAACGCAAGGACAATCAAGAATCGGTTAGCGAAGGATTGTGGGCACTGTCATGTGGCCCAGATCTGCGAGTTAAGACTTGTGCAGCTTGCAAGGTTAATGGAGTGCGGTATAGCACTGTGGATCGTGAGAATTTCCTTCTGACACAAAATAGTGGTGTAATGACTGAAGGTTCACATGATGGGAACAACATAGATTTTTATGGAGTCCTTAAAGAG TCATTATGGTACAAGACTGATCCTTTCATCTTAGCAACTCAATCGAAAAAGATATTTTACCTACAAGACACATCTTTAGGTAAAGATTGGCGAGTTGTGCAGAAATTTGAACATAGGAATATTTATGATGTCGCTGAAAAAAATGAGGCCAGTCATGATGTGCATCAGGATGATTATTGTTCTGATACTGAACATGTAGTGCAAGCAGGGGCTGATAATGAGGTTACGCACAATATTCAAGGTGGAGAAGCCAGTATAATTGAAGGAAATTTACAAGACCTTATAAGCAGCAAGAAGCAACCTATTATTCGTGAAAAtagtgaggatgaggaggaagatgagacaGTACTGCAGTACCTGTAG